The DNA sequence CCTTAACTCGTGCCGAAAATCACTCTTATTCTGCTCCGGGGGTGCGGTGAGCCCGGACACCGGCAGAAAGATATGCGGGAGGTGAAGAGAGTGGCTGACAAGGAACGGTACCTGCGGCAGGTGCCGGTGATTGGCGAGGATGGACAAAAATCCCTCTCAGAGGCGCTGGTAGTCATTGCAGGTGCAGGCGGACTCGGATCGCCGGTTGCGATCTATCTTGCCGCTGCCGGTGTCGGCTGTCTCCGCATCATCGACCGCGACGTCGTTGAGCGTACGAATCTCAACCGGCAGGTAATCCACTGGGAGCGGGACATCGGGAGGAATAAAACCGCTTCGGCGGAGGAAAAAATCATCGCAATGAACCCTGATGTCAGTATTGACTCCCGCCCCCTCGCTATCGATGCGGAGAATGCAGCCGATCTCGTCCGGGGAGCGGATATCATTGTGGACGCGACGGATAATTTTGCAGTGAGGTACGCGCTCAACCGTGCCGCATGCGACAACAACATCCCCCTTGTCCACGGTGCAATACGCGGATTCGACGGGCAGGTCACGACGATTATCCCGGGAAAAACCGCCTGTCTCCGGTGCACCTTTCCGGAACCGCCTCCCGAGGAGGTCACTCCCGTATTCGGGACGACCGCGGGGATCATCGGCCTGATCCAGGCGAACGAGGTGGCAAAGTACCTGACAGGCGCCGGCTCTCTGCTCGAAAACCGGCTC is a window from the Methanoculleus sp. SDB genome containing:
- a CDS encoding adenylyltransferase yields the protein MREVKRVADKERYLRQVPVIGEDGQKSLSEALVVIAGAGGLGSPVAIYLAAAGVGCLRIIDRDVVERTNLNRQVIHWERDIGRNKTASAEEKIIAMNPDVSIDSRPLAIDAENAADLVRGADIIVDATDNFAVRYALNRAACDNNIPLVHGAIRGFDGQVTTIIPGKTACLRCTFPEPPPEEVTPVFGTTAGIIGLIQANEVAKYLTGAGSLLENRLMLWNGRSTKLYEMPLARDPACRDCGDAGKK